Proteins encoded by one window of Halobaculum sp. MBLA0147:
- a CDS encoding protein kinase, producing MSEHTPRRRRVGDRFRITEWAGSGGFANVWRATDEEGGPDVAVKFPRYDGSNDRSIVEDRFERAYRTLESFGDGVHPTSLVHFVDGRRRDPMYLVTEFVDGTDLSSATTTPGTRLLERYGLPIVRAVSFLHENGYLYLDLKPENVLVRTTHDRPVLIDFNTAESATETETLFHEDAYKAPEQLPDGRRDGPSGPWTDVYGLGKLLVYLTTGQTVKTAETPADGIEVRRHDQTVPAGLADIIAAATSAAPAARPQTATRLATTLYEELGRDGSVATLTDGRNGVACPVRAGDTVGRVAEDDALPTVAVADPQRYVSPVQFELRHEDDWIVEDQSLNGTYLDTGSDWERLLSEDGYRRLQSEASVDVPDEQPYTAARLRSRRVLTPVDPSYSIQFQFDP from the coding sequence CGACGTGGCGGTCAAGTTCCCACGGTACGACGGGTCGAACGACCGGAGCATCGTCGAGGACCGATTCGAGCGCGCGTACCGGACACTCGAGAGCTTCGGAGACGGGGTGCACCCGACCTCACTCGTCCACTTCGTCGACGGACGACGCCGCGATCCGATGTACCTCGTGACCGAGTTCGTCGACGGGACCGACCTCTCGTCGGCCACGACGACTCCCGGCACGCGGCTGCTCGAACGGTACGGGCTCCCGATCGTGAGAGCCGTGAGTTTCCTCCACGAGAACGGCTACCTCTATCTGGACCTGAAACCCGAGAACGTGCTGGTCCGAACGACCCACGACCGGCCCGTTTTGATCGACTTCAACACGGCCGAGTCTGCCACGGAGACGGAGACGCTGTTCCACGAGGATGCGTACAAGGCACCGGAGCAACTCCCCGACGGTCGTCGCGACGGTCCGTCTGGGCCGTGGACGGACGTGTACGGACTCGGGAAGCTCTTGGTGTATCTGACGACTGGTCAAACGGTAAAGACGGCCGAGACGCCAGCCGACGGCATCGAGGTGCGACGCCACGATCAAACGGTCCCTGCTGGTCTGGCAGACATCATCGCTGCGGCGACGAGTGCCGCTCCCGCGGCACGTCCACAGACTGCGACACGACTCGCGACAACACTGTACGAGGAACTCGGACGTGACGGCTCCGTCGCGACACTCACCGACGGGCGGAACGGCGTCGCCTGTCCAGTCCGAGCCGGAGACACTGTCGGTCGTGTCGCAGAAGACGATGCACTCCCGACTGTCGCAGTTGCAGATCCACAGCGGTACGTCTCGCCCGTTCAGTTCGAACTCCGTCACGAAGACGACTGGATCGTCGAAGACCAGAGTCTCAACGGGACGTACCTCGACACTGGGTCAGACTGGGAACGGCTCCTCAGCGAAGACGGCTACCGGCGTCTCCAGTCCGAAGCCAGTGTCGACGTTCCAGACGAGCAGCCGTACACGGCTGCCAGGCTCCGTAGCCGACGGGTCCTCACCCCGGTCGACCCGTCGTACTCGATCCAGTTCCAGTTCGACCCTTGA